The genomic window TTTGTCGCCGGTTAGTGGATGGCGGTGGTATATGCCATCCAACACGGACCCTCGGGCccgtccgggccgaggtttaaggggcgggatgccacaacacacacacacacacacacacacacacacacacacacacacacacacacacacacacacacacaatcgaacCCCTGTCTCCCACGTTGCAGatgagaattctaccactgaaccaccaatacTTCGTCAATATATCGAACTGGATTTACTGCAACACTCAACAGCTGACTTATCAAACAAGTGATAGGAAACCATTGTCAGGACTTTTAGGACTAGGGTGGGTCCCAGGAGACTCTGGGGCCCATGGCAACCGTCTGAACATTCTTTGAAGATGGAAAGGGCATGGTTCAGATCTGGAGCTTTCCACGACATCTGTGGTAAACACTCAGCGATGGTTTGTTGAGCCAAGCCAAGCCCATTGTTCTAGAAGGCCACTGTTGTGTTTGTACCACATTTGTAGCATTAACAGTGATGAACGCACAcagaaccacgcacacacatgctgcaGTCTGCCCTGTTTACATTGGAacgtgtgtgggcgtgtcttCCTGGCCTGTTGGTGGAACCTTGAATGGAAtgtttgtgggtctgtgtgcttgtgtataaTTGTGTATAATGTGGTGTGAcaaagggtgtgtgtgaagcGTCAGTGCAGTAGTACTGTGGCAGTAGTGCTTGTAGTTAGTGCATGATGCATGCTGCTTCTGCTTGCTTCTTTCTGCTTTCAGCTACGGCCACCGGCTAGCCTCTGTTTGGGGTGAAAAGAGGAGCAGAGCGCGTAAGTCTCCTCCTGCCGGTACATAGCCTCTCCACCACCAAGACTCCTACAGTGCCTCCTCGTGGCCTCACACGGTAACTGGGTACCTCGCGGTCCCAGGCTAAACTGTAGGAGATCTCGGAGCAGCAGTGGGCCCCAGAGAGAAGGTGTGCAGGCCCACCGGTATGTGGACACGCCCTGGCGCCTCTCAACCACTGCCCCAGCCTATGGGTAAATAGCATGGGCAGATGAGGCTCATAGCCATGGCAGGCAACCCATCTAGGAGAAGGCCACTCCGATCAAGAACCTGTGGAGATAACCCACATTAGGCAGTCACCAACAGACCGGTGTTCTGGCAGTCTTCTGCAACTCCCTTCCACTGAAGGTCGTCGTGCTTTGCATGCCACTGGAGTATGTCGGGGGGAGCCAAGACAGTGAGGTCAGAGACTGCGCACCACTGCCTTCACTATAATCTATTCTTCTGCGCAGGCCTGCTCCAaataccccacccccaccccaccccatcccCCATCCCCAAAAGAAGTCCTGCGGCGTTGGGGAAGGGCGGCAGGTACAGGTCAGGATGTGACTGGGAGTATCTAGCCCAACCCTGCACGCTAGGCGGCGTGAGAAAGATGGTCGCCGAGGAGTGGGATGGAACAGCGCTCCTCTCCGGCAGCTCCTCACGCGACTGAGCAGCTCCTCCCTGCTCACCCTGAGAGGGAAGGGCCTAGAAAAGGTGGCCTAAAAAAGGTCTGTTCCGTTTAACCCGGGCAGCCTGCCGCAGCTGCCGGGTCATCCCTCCACGCGGTCGAAAATATAAGAATAAGAAAACCCACATGAAGCTCACCATTGCAACTTGGAACGTCCGCACACTTTTGGATTTGCCCGTTGACTGCTCTCGTCCCCAAAGAAGAACAACGGTGTTGGTAAACTCAATGAAAATGGTCTTCGCCTCCTCACTCAGTATCAGTTGGTCATCACCAACACCTTGTTCCAACTGAagaacaaatttaagacctcctGGCAACACCCCCGCTCCAAACACTGGCACCTCCTTGATTACATCATTGTCCGCCAAGCTGACAGGAAGGAGGTGCAAGTTACCAGAGCCATGCGTGGAGCAGACTGTTGGACTGATCACCGCCTGATCAGAGCCAAATTCACTCTGGAACTCCGTCCACCACTGAGGAAAACACCACCCTGCAGGAAGCTCAACTGTGATGCATTGAAGTCCCCGCACTCAGTCAACCAGCTCAGGGAACAGATCGCCTTACAGCTGTCCAAGATCCCTGAAACACCAGCTGATCCGGACGTGAACACCACCTGGAGCACCCTACGCACCGCTATTCACCGGGCTGCAGTAGAGTCTGTAGGGTACACCAGACGGAGACACCAAGACTGGTTCGACAACAGTGCACCAGGTATCCACAACCTACTTCAGGCAAAACACAAGGCCCTTGCAGCTCACCTTTCCAACCCCCAATCCACCTCGCTGAAGGCCCGCTTTAACAACATCCGGGCTGAAACACAGCGTACCCTCAGAGCCATGAAGAATGACTGGTGGACAAAGAAAGCCCACGAGATACAGCATCACGCGGACACCAACAACTCCCACGCTTTCTATGACTCCATCAAGGCTATTTATGGCCCACAGAGGAAGAACATAACCCCGGTCAGATCAGCAGATGGTACCATCCTGCACAAGGACAAACAACAGATCCTGGACAGATGGGCTGAGCATTTCAACACCCTGCTGAACACCTCATATCCAACTAGGATGGACACACTTGCCGACCTCCCATGCCTGTCAACCGTCACTGATCTGGACTCCTCCCCCAGCTTTGCTGAGGTACGAAAAGCCATCGCTGGCCTGAAGAACAACAAGAGCCTAGGCCTTGATGGAGTCCCGGCAGAAATCCTGAAGCATGGCGGATACCTCCTCACCTGCAGATTACACCAACTGATCATTAACATTTGGTCATCTGAAGTCATCCCGCAAGATTGGAAGGATGCCAACATCATCACAATCTTTAAGCGCAAAGGAGACAAAGCAGACTGCGGTAATAGCAGAGGCATTTCCTTCTTGTCAGTTGCCGGTAAAGTGCTCGCACGGATCATGCTACTTCGACTAGCATCTCATGCTACCAATAACATCCTACCGGAGACCCAGTGCGGCTTTAGGCAACAGCGAAGCACCGCAGACATGATCTTTGCTGCTAGACAGATACAGGAAAAATGCAGAGAACACTGCAAAGACCTGTACCTAGCTTTCATTGATCTGTCCAAGGCCTTCGACACGGTGAACCGGGAACTGCTGTGGGAAGTGCTGGGGAAGCTGGGGGTTCCACCAAAGTTCAGAAACATCTTGCGGCAGTTTCATGATGGGATGCAGgcctgtgtgagtctgtgtggcCCCAACCATCTTCAACATATTCCTCTCCACAgtcaccctcctctcccacaAACTCCTGGACCCTTCTGATGGGGTACAGATACAGTACAGACTGGATGGCAACCTCTTCAACATTAGGCGCCTCCAAGCTTTCACCAAAACCACCACCCAACACATCTTAGAGCTACAGTATGCAGATGACTGTGCACTCCTCGCCCACTCACCAGAATCTCTACAGCGTGCGCTGAATGTGGTCGCATCCATCTACAGTGCCATTGGTCtccaaataaacatcaagaaaacacaaatagtTGCTCAGAAGTTCACCCCCCAAACGTGTGTGCCCACCTTCACCCTCGATGGTCATCCCCTTGCCATCGTCCCACACTTCACCTACCTAGGCAGTATTCTGTCCCCCTCCTGCAACATCGATGATGACATCCAGGTCCGCATCGGTCTGGCCTCCGCTGCCTTTGGCAGGCTTAGCGCCAGGGTTTTCCAGAACAGGaacctcaccacctccaccaaagcAGCTGTGTACAGGGCAGTCTGTCTTTCCACACTGCTGTATGGTTCGGAAACCTGGACACCCTACCAGAGGCATTTTCGAACCCTAGAGGCCTTCCACATCCGTTGCCTGCAAAGGATCCTGGGTGTGTCCTGGGAAGACAGGGTGCCCTATGCCGAGGTCTTTgaccagacccacacacaaagcatcGCCCTGCTCCTTGCGCAGAAACACCTACGCTGGGTTGGGCATGTGATCCGTATGCCTGCCCACCGCCTGCCCAGGCAAATCCTCTATGGCCAACTTCTGGACGGCCAGAGATCTGCTGGGGGTCCAAAAAAGCGTTACAAGGATCACCTCAAAACCCTCCTGAAGCAGTGCAACATTCCACCTACTGCACTCGAGTCCCTGGCTGCTGATCGCAacacctggagctcctcctgcaACCAGGGAACTACTCACCTTCAGGAGCaagccacagagaggaggatacagcgaCGTGCACTGAGGCATCAGCGTGCTGCAGTGCCCACACCCTCCAGTGCCACATACCCTTGTCTCTCCTGTGGCAAAATCTGCGGATCCCGCATAGGCCTGCACAGCCACTTGGCTATGCATCGCCGCAACACACCCCAATAATTGTCCTTCCTTTCTATTTGGAGCAACGTCATCATCGTAATCGATGGACTGCCATAACGTAtaattgtgtggttgtgttgtgtgtgtatgttttctgACCTTGTGGCCAAACAAGCCATATTCTCCAGTGAAGGTATCTTACCCGAGAAAGTGATTAACTAGATTACCTGCGATGGTTAGCATGGTTTGCTATATTCTTACTTCTCACTTTCAACCAGTTGGATATGCCTGCAATTTAAATGTaagtatgtctgtgtttgtgtgtgtgtgtgtgtgtgtgtgtgtgtgtgtgtgtgtgtgtgtgtgtgtgtgtgtgtgtgtgtgtgtgtgtgtgtgtgtgtgtgtgtgtgtgtgtgtgtgtgtgtgtgtgtgctgtgtgtgtgcgtatgttttgGAGCTGATGAATCCACATTTGAAACAAGGATCCTCTCCCTCAGGGACCAGAGTGACTAAAGTGATCTCTGCAGGTTTCAAAGGCTAGCTCGGATAGAAAAACCCAGCTGAAGTCACACTGACACAGTTTCTCAGGAGATCATGCTGGAAAGCGGTTCGCACAACTTCAAAGTCTGTAAAGTTACCCATATTGAATTGGGAATGTTCTCGGGAAGAGATAATGTGATTCCCGCTAAGACCTCTAACAGGAGATAAAGGTTTGGTcagctctcttcctcttcagggTCATGACCTCACTTACTATGGCTACAGACAACTGGTTTAGATTAGCTGTTGTACTTTTCCTCTGGCTTTCACTGCTCTTTTAAATTCAAACATTTGAACCGATATCTGTGAATCAGTTCTCTCAAACGTAAAGGAGCTGCAACAGAAACACAGCAGCACATgatcacaacaacacaacaacacaagtcAGGTTTCTTTAGGGATTTCTCCTTCCTTTGAATAACCAAATGGCAttgtgtgtgaatgctgcaGTGTGTAGAATCTGGCCTCGCTTTGCCTTTTCCTcgattatttttattaattaagTGTCTTAAGAAAATATGGTGTTTGACTCCCGGCTGAAagggtactgggttcgatccctccACTTCCGCAGCCTGACTCGTAGACCTCCTTGAACAAGATGCCCCCGtcccccctgcctgctcctcaaTTACCTGTGCcctctgaattcactgtaataGTATGACGATCGATGACTATGAAGCCACAGCTATTCTCTGTTCTGGCACCTTAGTGGTGGAACGTGCTCCCCGCCAAGACTCAAGAATCAACTGTTCAGAGTTAACCTAGACTATGCACACTCCGTCCCACCCCTCATACTTAAGTCctggcacttattgtatgcacttattgtatgtcgtacttagCTACAGTGCTTTGTTGTGTAGCTTCTTATCCTAGTTATCTTTGTTTtctacagggaatgggttaacctagcgattgtaagtgcttggcacttggttctatgaacattcgTACACTGTTCACCCACTGCACCGTCCGTCAACAGATGAcagaaggcgtggctgatggatgggggagtagtctttgcagaggcatacgtcagccaagcccGAGCATACACggtctgattggatgacggatccatCACTGCCtgaaagttgaaaatttttcaactttcttgaCGGAGCCGACGGATCCAAAGGAACGgatggatccacaatgcattgcggctccgccccattcaaagtcaatgggatccgtccgttgacggatgcagtgggcaagaggggttactgtaccgacagcgatatattgtttcactttcttatgacaaatgtacctattgtaagtcgctctggagaaaagcgtctgctaaatgccctgaatgttaatGAAATGAAGCCCTGGTTTTGGTCCGCTGCTCCGCCAACATTAATCCACGCCATCCTGGCGGTATGTTTCAGGGTCTCCGTACTACGACAATGTCAGACCACTGTCCTACCCGGACTCGGACGCCGTGCTGGTCTGCTTCGACATCAGCCGGCCCGAGACCCTGGACAGTGTACTGAAGAAGGTGAGCACCTCCTCAGGTTTATCATCAGAATTACGATTATTATGATGATCATTCACCCATTAACCctcatttgttatttttgtttttttatttttgttgtccTTTCATTTGATTATTCGTCAATGCTTTAATTACTtaaattctttttttctttcataattccctcttttcctttttcttttctttgtttccagcactctttctttctattttctttcaGTTTTGCTAGACCTTGACTTaagtattatttaaaaaaattgtttgggggttgtttgaataattaaaataattgaaataaatagaaaataaaatgtcTTTATGCATTGAGAGAACAATTCCAGTTCCAACTTAAACACAAAGGAGAACAGAGCTGGCCTGAAGTAGCTCTCAGCAGCTATTAAATCATGGAGACTACTTCATGCCACTTCCCTCTTCCATCTCGTGATGAGGATGTGTGACTCTGAGATCAGAGGTCAATGATCTGTCCTTGCAATGTTTAACGGTTTAAGGAACCGCCCGGTCCGTGGTAATATCTCGGCGGTCAGCAGGCCAGCAGCACACTGACCATGTTCCGGTTTGAGTGTGCGTGTAGTGTGTGCACACGCActtatctccccctcccccacagatTCACATACCCACGCAGCCACTCAATCAGCAAAGGCTACAGCACCCTGAGTCCCAGATTAAGTTCCCCGGAAATGCCGTTGAGCACAGACCTCCCATTGTTCTAAGGCGACCCTGAGGAATGCACTTTTTGGTTTTGGGCTGTAGAACCGGGATGTGTGGCATGTGAATGGGCAAAAGGTTTTTATTACACTCCGAGTAGGGGTGTTCATTTACAGTAGTTCTGTTAAACATTGTTAACTATTTTAGACAAAGGAAAATTTGATGCATTGAGAATCAGGTATGGGGGTGGACACAGATTATAGAGGTTTATCGGCATTTTTACCCTTaaatttaggggattttgctgacgcttttattcaaagagACGTACAACCAtttattcacacattcacacaccgacggcagagtcaaccacacagggcgacagccagctcatcaggagcagtcagggtggggcgacccgctcagggacacctcagccACTGCCGCCCCATAGGGCTTAGGCACGGACAACTACAGGCAATGTCTGGGAACGACCCAGGCCCAGCAGCCTGTCACCAAGCTGAGGATCACTCTGTGTGGCTGaccgagtcccccccccccccccccctcccccggtccACAGTGGAAGGCAGAGATCCAGGAGTTCTGCCCGAGCACCAAGGTGCTGCTGGTGGGCTGCAAGTCGGACCTGCGCACCGACCTCAGCACCCTTGTGGAGCTGTCCAACCAGAGACGGAACCCCGTGTCCTACGACCAGGTGGGTCTCTCTACTCCATCTCCATTGAGCCATCGGTCCTGGATGAATCCTACATTTTGCCCACCACCCCATTCACATTTTACAATAATACAGCATAATACACTGATGACTACAGCACCCAACCGCAAAGTTTTATTGTGTTTCAATGATGTGACAAGTTGTCACTTCACATATTGTCTCTTTCTTATAGACCCTTATCTGTATATGGAACGTAGAAGTTGAACACTTGAGCCTCTCTGGCCCCCAAGTCCCTGCAGtgaagttagttagttagttagttaaaaaCACGCTTTGTTGCCATGCAAACCACCTGGATGCTCAAAGGCCTTCGCTAAAACCCATGGATTGAACAAAATGACCtccctctgcatcttcatctcCCATGTTGCTCGTTGTACttgccccctgacccctgacctgacccctgtgtctcccccacCGCAGGCGTCCAGCATGGCCAAGCAGATCTCGGCGGTATACATCGAGTGCTCGGCGCAGCAGTCGGAGAACAGCGTTCGGGACATCTTCCACGTGGCAACGCTGGCCTGCGTCAACAAGACGGCCAAGGAGGGCAAGCGGGCTAAGTCCCCGCGGCCCCCACAGCGCGCCTCGTACATGCCCAGTCGGCCGAAGCTGCCCGCCGACACTGCCGACCTCCGCAAGGACAAAGCCAAGAGCTGCTCGGTCATGTGACTGCAGGACTGTCGCAGAGAGGGCCTATTGGACCCGGTCGACGGAAGGGGTCATGTGACATTGAGGGGCAGCGATGGAGAGCAATGCATGATGGGAGAGGGGTGCTGGGGGAGTGGCTCTTCGCCGGACACTCCTGGTTGAGCTGGAGTTGGCTCTGTTGTTCGATACCTTTGACATTCAAACAGTTCCGTTTCCATAGAGACGCGGTGAGACCCTCCACCTGGACATGGAAGGAGGAACGACTCATTAGGATAGGACTGCCTAGCAACTGGCCTACCcgcatcctccccctccccctcctcccacacatCCCCCTCGTCCTGAAACAGGGGGAAGAGGAAGTGCTCTCTATCACAGCCGGGCACTTCCTGTATCAACTTCTCtccacacccctcccctccacccctgcACCCGGAAGTGACCCGTTTCCTCAGAGGTTCGTAGAGGAGGAGTCGGCTCCCTGCACCCattccaccaccagctccaccccaAATGGAAGAGGATGAGTTGGCTCACtacagcacctccaccaccagctctaccccgacaggaagaggaggaggcagctcactgcaccacctccaccaccagctccactccgacaggaagagaggaggtggaggatgtagTGTTGGTGTCGGGTTGGGAGGTCGGTGGTCATGTGACCACTGCTCACCACGTCATGCAGGAAGGCGACGGCGACATGTGGTGGATGTTGTCGTGGTGTTGGGTTCCTAGGGCCTATTCTGCTACTTGTATTTCTTAGGAAGTGGTCTCTCCGGTGCGGGCTGGTGTCCGGGCGGTAGAGCCGCTTGTTATTTTGCAGTCTGTTTGTCATCGTATCCGCCCTCTTTGTCTCTTCTGTCGATGTCATACCAAAGAACATCAATTATATCGTTTTTTTCCCGCTCTGATCCAAAAGGACTGACCGGCGAATGATCAATTCTTTCAGACAAACGCCTCGAGCCGAGTCCGCAACATGAACTTGTGGAGAGAACTAGTTCTGGTGAGAACTAGTGATTGTTAAACCAGCGAAAGGCCCCACAGTGTGAATATCGGGTTGTTCTGTAAAATAGTGCAGAACCTCGACAAATATTCTTGTCTTTACCCCAAGACCTCTGAGAACGTATGATTGTTCAGTGGAACTCAGCTACTTCTCACACATACCATCAAACCAGAATGATAAACTAACTGCTGTgacaattcaaacaaaaaacaaagacagTACTGTCAGAGATCAAATATTTATCAActaactaataaaaaacaaatgcacatttttggggtcatatattttttatatttgtaacaATAATTTTGCTAGCTATACATTTAGAACAAAATGTAGTTCAATATAATTTTTTGGGAATATTTGAATATCTGCGCAATCGCTGTGCTTGGAAATCAATGAACTCTGCCAAACTTTATTGGCACACAAAAAAAGCTGAAATGATAATACTGCTTTCAAGTCTTGCCAGTTTGACTGTGAAGCTGTTTGGTTTTCCCTtccataaaagtattttttctagagctgtcagttaaacgcgttattaacggcgttaacgcaaaccaaatttaacggcgtcaaaAAATATAAcgcacgattaacgcaattattttataaaataaaataaaaaataaaaataaaaaaaatctttggctcaaaacaaagaagcagtagcctgactgctatgttcaaatgacatttgttcaatgcagtcgtttaattgcactataggctctttttttgtatcatcctgttttgatcagtatatgccaatgttgttatcaataaaaaatcatttgcacaaggcaagccgatgcacttcaccatgttgataagagaattaaaatgagaagaattatgggacaaaaaaatcaagggatatttagcatagaaaaataatttgcgattaatcgcgattaatcgtgagttaactatgacattaatgcgattaatcacgattaaatattttaatcgcttgacagctctaatttttTCTAATGTCTGTTGATATCTTTCACATCGATGTTTGCACAATATTTATAGAACAATTCTTTCCCTTTTCAATAAATAACTGAAAACAGAATTGTTTGTTTGATTATGTAAACGTGGCAATTCAAGGAGTCAAACAAGTATGTCCTTTAATGCAGGGTTTCTCAAGCTTTTATTACTGAGGCCCGGTAATGCATATTTGAAATATTTTCACAGCCAGTTATAAGGAGGGGGGATGGACCACAGATACTGTCGGACTGTTGGAACACAGATACTTCAGGACCATTATTAAGAATCTaaacacatttttattaatAGACAGTAACAGTCTAACAACACGACCTTGATATACAGAgtaatagtttttttctttttaaacaattattattttttatttatattttttcgggtAGGCTTTATTTCTAAATCTCTGCGGCCCggtggccaacacacacatacacaccacgcACTTGGGTGGTGCACAGCTGCCAGTATGGCCCTGAAATCTCAGCACACACCTGCTGtcacaggggagagggggagcgatGAACGTAGGGAAGGATGGATGGAcaagtggacagacagacagcacaagACTTATCATTAGAAGCTGAGTGTCAAATCTTTGCTTTAGGTACCGATGGATTGAGCAGGAACATCAGAGAGCTGAGTATCTCAGCCCCTCAGTGCTGAACCACTGAAGCAGGAACTAATGTATAACTGGAAACAGACCTTGAAACCTGGTCCACGcctcacattctctctcacacagccTCTCGTTACCAAGCAACGCATGAAAGACCCAGGCGGACCGAGTGGATTCTGTTGAAATgtttgtcgtggcaatttcctTAAGAGATACTGCGTCTAAGGACAGATTTGCATTCTAAATGCAAAAAAGCAAACACTCGGTTGTAgatatttcatttatttgaacattaGACTCCTTTCTAGCAGAGTGAGTCCAGAATACAGTTAGACAGAGCTTTTCAAACAGTTTCACATCCCCCCTACATTGCAGATGTCAATAATCAAATCAGGTAATGTTTACCCAAGACACAGAGTTGCCTGTGTTCTCATCAGGCAGAAAAATGCATAAGGGGATCCCTGCTTCCTTGGGACCGGTTTACCCCAGGCACAAAGGTTGACATTTAAATTACACTGGGGAAAGGTAGGCTGGCTAGACAATACAAGGAATAGGAAACAAAGCTTCAGATGACTAAAAGGAaaccacaaatgtatttttccatcACACGTTTCACTGCAGGctgacggagagagggagggagggagggaggaggaggaggggggagggcgctCTTTTTAGAGTTCATCTTCCAAATCTTCTAATCTTTTCCGCTCTCTTTAAAACCCTGTGTGTTGCATGCTGTAGCGTTAAAGGGTGAATATATCGGCTGAGGGATTGAGCCGTTGAGTGTACAATGTCAACAGAGCGACAACAAATTACTGACAGCTATTCTCTATACTGATTACCAATGGAATTTGAATCCCCACTCACTAGATTccagtagcacacacacacacgcacgcacgcacgcacacacacacacaaacctttggTTATTAGAAAATCTGCCTCTCTCCACCAGCAACCCCACGTCCCTGATTCTCATTAATCCTTCTTATAGGCCTGATGATGGACCCACATAACGTAATAATGCAGAATGCAATAtgcagagagcgagggaggacTTGGCAGACACAAGCCGCTCTCTGGATCCCCTTCCCGTGTAGATGAGTgttcctggggagagagaggtgctcTTCCTCTTCCGACAGAGGGATATCCGTTTCCATGTTATTGTTTCAGACATAGTTGAGTCTAATTCTTCGTCCCGTtcctcgttgttgttgttgttgatgttgtcatGTTGGTGTTATTCTCCTTGCTCACTGGTGTGCACCTAGTTCCCCTGGTTAACCTGCACCCTGGGGTAAACTGGTCACCAGGGCCCCCTTATCTGTACCAGAACAACCCCTGCATGTCAACATTGCCCTCCATGATGTATGAACGAATGCATTGCGGGGAGGGGGTGAAACTTTATTCTGGGCTCCCTCTGctagagaggagaagagggtatGCATAGCTCAAAATAGGTAAAATGTCTACAACTATAGTGTGCTTTTTTGCATTTGGAAGTCTCATCTGTCTTTGACGCAATATCCCCTAAAGAGCTCACcacgactacacacacacacacacacacacacacacacacacacacacacacacacacacacacacacacacacacacacacacacacacacacacacacacagttgtagaGTCATGTGAGTGATACATGTAAATGCCTCCTTGGCAGTTCTagcaggtggtgtgtgtgtgtgtgtgtgtgtgtgtgtgtgtgtgtgtgtgtgtgtgtgtgcctatgtgtgtgtatgagtgagtgcttgtgtgtgttcgtgtgtgtgtgtttatgtgtgggtgtgtgtgagtgtgtctatcAGAGCCGTTGGCAACTCCTAAAAACTAGCAAAAGTTGTTcaatttattttcattataCCACGTGACATTTTTGACTATATCAATTGTTATGGTTTGAAAAATTCAAATCTATTATATTCTATCAttctaaatattttattttatgcatATTTTTTTCAACATAAAAAGGCATTATGTTAGGATAATATGAGAAATGTGCCCCTTTAAACGTTAATAATATCAATAGTTCGACAATGCAGTCAACCGTGAGACAATTGGAAGACGAATTGGCCAAAACCTTGATTTCCAAATCAAGACTTTTCAATACGAAAGATAGTGAAATAAAACCCATCTCTTTCCTCAATACAAAACCAGAGATCAAAAAATTCAGCGACACAGCCATAGATAATTAAAGACGTAAAAATACTGTAGGAATCCAGTTTAGTGTCTTTATAGCATTTTACATGAATTCAAAAGCCATAGCATATGTGAGTATAAAATGTTAGCCAGCAGCTTCAGCACTCTCCCTCACCATGTCGAACCAAGCAGTCTGCTATAGGTTGCCAAGGCCCAAGCAAATCTAAACGGTTCAAAACATTCAGCCTTTCAAAACCATCACCATTGTGGATCCAAAAGGCATCACATCCGGTAGCCATCAGGgcactccttcctcctccatgtgtGTCTTTTGAGATGGAGAGACCtcctattcccccccccccccccctctctctctctctctctctctctctctctctctctctctctctctctctctctctctctctctctctctctctctctctctctctctctctctctctctctccccctagcAGCTGGGTCTGCTACGCCGTTGAACTGTAATTCAGCGAAATGTCGCAATCAATCAC from Gadus macrocephalus chromosome 4, ASM3116895v1 includes these protein-coding regions:
- the LOC132456294 gene encoding rho-related GTP-binding protein RhoE-like; the protein is MKERRSVQRSALKPALDPPQSVTCKVVVVGDSQSGKTALLHVFAKDCFPESYVPTVFENYTASFEIDMQRIELSLWDTSGSPYYDNVRPLSYPDSDAVLVCFDISRPETLDSVLKKWKAEIQEFCPSTKVLLVGCKSDLRTDLSTLVELSNQRRNPVSYDQASSMAKQISAVYIECSAQQSENSVRDIFHVATLACVNKTAKEGKRAKSPRPPQRASYMPSRPKLPADTADLRKDKAKSCSVM